A single window of Eisenibacter elegans DSM 3317 DNA harbors:
- a CDS encoding DUF1987 domain-containing protein, with product MENFQIEGSHYIPEINFNADTGVLEISGESYHEYTLEFFQPVFDWLKNYMEASGRKIVLNFKMTYFNTSSSRRFLEIMTMLEEYHNSKKGEVVINWYYEENDLDMLESGEEYAEDVKVPFNLIPH from the coding sequence ATGGAGAATTTTCAGATAGAAGGCTCACACTACATTCCGGAGATTAACTTTAATGCAGACACTGGTGTTTTAGAAATCTCAGGCGAATCGTATCACGAGTATACCCTAGAGTTTTTTCAGCCGGTGTTTGATTGGCTCAAAAACTATATGGAAGCCTCTGGACGCAAGATAGTGCTCAATTTTAAGATGACCTATTTCAATACTAGCTCCTCGCGCCGCTTCTTAGAAATTATGACGATGCTCGAAGAATATCACAACAGCAAAAAAGGAGAAGTAGTCATCAACTGGTATTATGAAGAAAATGATTTGGATATGCTCGAAAGCGGTGAAGAGTATGCAGAAGACGTAAAAGTGCCTTTTAACCTGATTCCTCACTAG
- the tsaE gene encoding tRNA (adenosine(37)-N6)-threonylcarbamoyltransferase complex ATPase subunit type 1 TsaE has translation MEQLQIAGYSLSEIAQVAQKICNFAGEMRIWRFEGEMGAGKTTLIQAVVRALGSSDRVQSPTFGLVNQYQDPHTGEPMYHFDFYRLADEAEAYALGCEEYFDSGAYCFVEWAERIPTLLPAQHLHLRLEILDPEHRTIVVQKYE, from the coding sequence ATGGAACAGCTCCAAATAGCCGGCTATTCTTTGTCTGAAATAGCCCAAGTAGCACAGAAAATATGTAACTTCGCAGGAGAAATGCGCATTTGGCGCTTTGAGGGGGAAATGGGCGCTGGCAAGACCACACTCATTCAGGCTGTCGTACGTGCGCTGGGTAGCTCCGACCGCGTACAAAGCCCTACTTTTGGGTTGGTCAACCAATACCAAGACCCTCATACAGGCGAGCCGATGTATCATTTTGATTTTTATCGTCTGGCCGATGAAGCCGAAGCATATGCCCTTGGCTGCGAGGAGTATTTTGATAGCGGTGCTTATTGTTTTGTAGAATGGGCCGAGCGCATTCCTACCCTATTACCCGCACAACATCTACACCTCCGGCTGGAGATACTAGACCCTGAGCACCGTACGATAGTCGTTCAAAAATATGAGTAA
- a CDS encoding metal-dependent transcriptional regulator, with product MKITEALSLTEEDYLKAIYHLEQDQIFKNEQQGVSTNDIARKIDLSAASVSDMIKKLAQKSLLHYVKYQGVTLTDEGRRHAIYLIRKHRLWETFLVEKLRFAWDEVHEIAEQLEHIHSVALVARLDEFLGYPRFDPHGDPIPNEAGEIVEQHARTSLRQAPIGQALQVVAVRENSPEFLQYLNRLGINLDTRLEVLEHVAYDLSLRVSIEQSAAQTLTHEVAENIFITPIA from the coding sequence ATGAAAATCACCGAAGCGCTCAGCCTAACAGAAGAAGATTACCTCAAGGCTATCTATCATCTTGAGCAAGACCAAATCTTCAAAAACGAACAACAGGGCGTAAGTACCAATGATATTGCACGCAAGATAGATCTTAGCGCCGCCTCTGTCAGTGATATGATTAAAAAGCTGGCGCAAAAATCGCTACTCCATTATGTTAAGTATCAAGGGGTAACCCTTACCGATGAAGGCCGCCGCCATGCCATCTACCTCATCCGAAAACACCGCCTGTGGGAAACTTTCTTGGTCGAAAAGCTACGCTTTGCCTGGGATGAAGTCCACGAAATCGCCGAGCAGCTAGAGCACATTCACTCTGTTGCGCTGGTAGCGCGTTTGGATGAGTTCTTGGGATACCCACGTTTTGACCCCCACGGCGACCCAATCCCCAATGAGGCCGGAGAAATAGTAGAACAACACGCCCGCACCTCCTTGCGCCAAGCCCCCATAGGGCAAGCCCTGCAAGTGGTCGCTGTGCGCGAAAACAGCCCCGAGTTTTTACAATACCTCAACCGCCTAGGGATCAATCTCGATACCCGCCTAGAGGTATTAGAACACGTAGCCTATGACCTTTCGCTGCGCGTCTCTATTGAGCAGTCTGCTGCTCAAACACTTACCCACGAGGTAGCCGAGAATATTTTCATTACCCCTATCGCCTAA
- a CDS encoding SiaB family protein kinase, giving the protein MIGQQFDGYQSCQDLDAYNAILVFKGTLSQEILADIGTSLRDKFKHNQTASKKVFAVFIELAQNIYHHSAEKEFSVQKNRAEGIGIVSIQDYEDHVIVTSGNMVNKSQAQQLSEKCEYINQLDAEGLKTHYKEQRRQTNEGTGANVGLIDMARKSGNRLFHENHELNEQLSFFTLHIKINKE; this is encoded by the coding sequence ATGATTGGACAACAGTTCGATGGTTATCAATCTTGCCAAGATTTAGATGCTTACAATGCCATCCTTGTGTTTAAGGGCACATTATCACAAGAAATATTGGCCGATATTGGTACTAGCTTGCGCGATAAGTTTAAACACAACCAAACGGCAAGCAAGAAAGTCTTTGCAGTCTTCATTGAATTGGCGCAAAACATCTACCACCACTCTGCCGAGAAGGAATTTTCCGTTCAAAAAAATCGCGCAGAGGGTATCGGTATCGTCTCTATCCAAGACTATGAAGACCATGTGATTGTTACCTCCGGCAATATGGTCAACAAAAGCCAAGCCCAGCAGCTTTCCGAAAAATGTGAGTACATCAACCAACTGGATGCCGAAGGACTGAAAACCCACTACAAAGAACAACGCCGCCAAACCAATGAAGGCACAGGAGCCAATGTAGGACTGATAGATATGGCGCGCAAATCCGGTAACCGCTTGTTTCACGAAAACCACGAGTTGAATGAGCAGCTTAGCTTCTTTACCCTACACATCAAAATTAATAAAGAATAA
- a CDS encoding CHAD domain-containing protein, with translation MPIYRDFQVLIAQFTQKQFHSIEECLARPKVDAEAAFEFRRAVKRLRTVMPILNQSLKLKVAQQKPLGKILRPIYKKAGNQRDLALKMTLLEPYAKFQNTQAYQEYLAKEHRRAAKLLKEAMAQKPTRMQKALKRQERLWKPLWKPKADKAALWQAFAQVLLRHIGEAVILQPSPDEEDQHQLRAELKEIFFLCKIFSKVVPIQYPTLLTDLREVCQHLGHWHDAILAYHHLGAYHQQAQLPLPKAAANGLYRHAQKHWQEAHLRLNTTTLLSRLAQQAAIWQQINETEQGG, from the coding sequence ATGCCTATTTATCGCGATTTTCAAGTACTCATAGCCCAATTCACCCAAAAACAATTTCACAGCATAGAGGAGTGTTTGGCACGCCCCAAAGTAGATGCGGAGGCTGCTTTTGAGTTCCGAAGGGCTGTAAAGCGCTTGAGGACAGTGATGCCTATTCTCAACCAGAGCTTGAAACTAAAAGTAGCTCAACAAAAGCCGTTAGGCAAAATACTCAGGCCAATATACAAAAAAGCGGGCAATCAGCGAGACCTTGCGCTAAAGATGACTTTGTTGGAGCCGTATGCCAAATTCCAAAACACACAGGCCTACCAAGAGTACCTAGCCAAAGAACACCGCCGTGCTGCCAAGTTGCTCAAGGAGGCAATGGCTCAAAAGCCTACCCGAATGCAAAAGGCCTTAAAGCGGCAAGAGCGCTTATGGAAGCCTCTCTGGAAACCCAAGGCAGACAAGGCTGCCCTGTGGCAGGCCTTTGCCCAAGTGCTCTTGAGGCACATAGGCGAGGCTGTCATCTTGCAGCCAAGCCCTGACGAAGAAGACCAACACCAGCTGCGGGCAGAGCTGAAGGAAATCTTTTTTCTGTGTAAAATTTTTTCAAAGGTGGTTCCAATACAATACCCGACCTTACTGACTGACCTTAGGGAGGTCTGCCAACATCTTGGGCATTGGCACGATGCCATTTTGGCCTACCATCATCTGGGAGCCTATCATCAACAGGCGCAGCTTCCCTTGCCAAAGGCAGCGGCCAATGGCCTCTATCGCCACGCGCAAAAACATTGGCAGGAAGCGCATTTACGCCTCAACACCACCACCTTGCTTAGTCGTTTGGCACAGCAGGCCGCTATTTGGCAACAGATCAATGAGACCGAGCAGGGGGGCTAA
- the mnmE gene encoding tRNA uridine-5-carboxymethylaminomethyl(34) synthesis GTPase MnmE: MNPQLHLAQHRNDTIVALATAQGQGAIAVLRVSGKDAFALVNDIFRGRKSLETAASHRLMFGYIVDQNETVVDEVVLGLFRNPQSFTGEDVIEISCHGSPYIIQRIMSLLLAKGARAAEAGEFTQRAFLNGKLDLAQAEAVADLIAADSAQAHRIALNQMRGGFSETIQQLRQAFIDLASLVELELDFSEEDVEFADRSRLESQTQMLLQEVQALADSFKVGNVLKNGVPVAIAGKPNAGKSTLLNALLREDKAIVSDVPGTTRDYIEDEIVLQGTRFRFIDTAGLRATDDTVEKLGIARTYQKIQEARLVVYLFDATQTTAESLRLELAENLPQDLQAPLLLVGNKIDQADETHCRSLTQQIQGEVLLISAVTRQNLAHLEQTLVNSIGLHQLQEGQTIVTNARHYQNLLDTAQALQRVLEGITFQMPTELLASDLRTAIYYLGNITGEITHEDLLSNIFSKFCIGK; the protein is encoded by the coding sequence GTGAACCCACAGCTCCACCTCGCCCAACACCGCAACGACACCATTGTGGCCCTTGCTACAGCCCAAGGTCAAGGGGCTATCGCGGTATTGAGGGTGTCGGGTAAAGATGCCTTTGCTCTAGTCAATGATATTTTTCGAGGGCGCAAAAGCCTTGAAACTGCCGCCTCACACCGTCTGATGTTTGGGTATATTGTAGACCAAAACGAGACTGTAGTTGATGAGGTGGTCTTGGGGTTATTTCGCAACCCACAATCTTTTACAGGTGAAGATGTAATAGAAATCAGTTGTCACGGCTCCCCATACATCATTCAGCGTATTATGAGCCTGCTGTTGGCTAAGGGTGCCCGCGCCGCAGAAGCCGGAGAGTTTACACAAAGGGCGTTCCTAAATGGCAAGCTTGACTTGGCGCAGGCCGAAGCAGTGGCTGACCTAATAGCCGCCGACTCTGCCCAAGCCCACCGCATAGCCCTCAATCAAATGAGAGGGGGATTTTCGGAGACCATCCAACAACTACGTCAAGCTTTCATCGACTTGGCCTCCTTGGTAGAGCTAGAACTGGATTTTTCGGAAGAAGATGTGGAATTTGCTGACCGTAGTCGGCTCGAAAGCCAAACACAGATGCTCCTGCAAGAGGTACAGGCCTTGGCTGACTCCTTTAAGGTCGGAAATGTGCTCAAAAACGGGGTTCCGGTAGCCATCGCCGGAAAACCAAACGCCGGAAAATCGACCTTGCTCAACGCCTTGTTGCGCGAAGACAAGGCCATTGTCTCGGACGTACCCGGCACCACCCGCGACTATATCGAGGATGAAATTGTACTGCAAGGAACACGCTTCCGCTTTATTGATACCGCTGGGCTGAGAGCCACTGATGATACCGTGGAAAAGCTGGGGATAGCTCGCACTTATCAAAAAATACAGGAAGCCCGCCTAGTCGTTTATCTTTTTGATGCCACCCAAACTACCGCCGAAAGCCTCCGCTTAGAGCTGGCCGAAAACCTACCACAGGATTTGCAAGCCCCCCTCCTACTGGTAGGCAACAAGATAGACCAAGCAGATGAGACCCACTGCCGCTCCCTAACCCAACAAATACAGGGAGAGGTCTTATTGATTTCAGCCGTTACCCGGCAAAATCTAGCGCATTTGGAACAAACGCTAGTCAACAGTATTGGCCTGCACCAACTCCAAGAAGGACAGACCATCGTTACCAATGCGCGACACTACCAAAATCTACTTGACACTGCTCAGGCATTGCAACGTGTTTTGGAAGGGATTACTTTTCAGATGCCCACAGAGTTGTTGGCCAGTGATTTACGCACAGCTATCTATTATTTGGGAAATATCACCGGCGAAATCACACACGAAGACCTGTTGAGTAACATTTTTAGCAAGTTTTGCATTGGGAAATAG
- a CDS encoding MFS transporter, whose product MIAKRWQISLVLLVSVIIAFFDRLNVTYIISELAQQYGWSDAELGSKGGLLMTIFYVAYGISNIFLGGLVGRYGARRSLLVIVVLWSAATAVGALLHTHFAGLLLSRILLGLSEGLHYPAMTALTKVWFPVSERSRANGLWTSGIFFALVLGPLVLVPVMQAFGWRFMFYFLAILGMGITWPLVYFFVYDQPETHPHISAKERHWIAQAIAESEESQDESPLDVRALLRQHLFWVVVVIGMLSNTIAHGLLNWLPTYFIKERQIAEQLLSRALAIPYVFSIAGVLFWAYLGDLTRRRLLICALGFVLAGIFAAFALRAHDIPTTVAVLSAAIFSVSAFITTEYTLVQRILPKQGVARGIGLYNGLAIIVGGGGGPAIVGAVVNASGSLTAGLFVLVGFCFAVTLVLLYLNRLLRF is encoded by the coding sequence ATGATCGCAAAACGTTGGCAGATTTCTTTGGTCTTGCTGGTCTCCGTCATTATCGCCTTTTTCGACCGCCTCAATGTAACCTATATCATCAGCGAGCTAGCGCAGCAGTACGGCTGGAGCGATGCAGAGTTAGGGAGTAAGGGTGGTTTGTTGATGACGATTTTTTATGTGGCTTATGGCATTTCGAATATCTTTTTGGGCGGGTTGGTCGGTCGTTATGGTGCAAGGCGCAGCCTGTTGGTGATAGTGGTGTTATGGTCTGCCGCTACAGCTGTAGGTGCACTTTTGCATACACACTTTGCGGGGTTGCTGCTCAGCAGAATATTACTGGGGCTGAGCGAAGGACTACACTACCCGGCAATGACCGCACTGACCAAGGTTTGGTTTCCGGTTTCAGAACGCAGTCGCGCCAATGGATTGTGGACTTCGGGTATTTTCTTTGCCCTTGTATTGGGGCCCTTGGTTTTGGTACCAGTGATGCAAGCCTTTGGCTGGCGGTTTATGTTCTATTTCTTGGCCATTCTGGGGATGGGCATTACGTGGCCTTTGGTATACTTTTTTGTATATGACCAACCCGAAACACACCCACACATCAGCGCCAAAGAACGCCACTGGATAGCCCAGGCCATAGCCGAGTCAGAAGAAAGCCAAGACGAATCTCCGCTTGATGTGCGAGCCTTGTTGCGACAGCACTTGTTTTGGGTGGTGGTGGTGATTGGGATGCTGAGCAATACTATCGCACACGGTTTGCTCAACTGGCTTCCCACCTATTTTATCAAAGAACGGCAGATTGCCGAACAGCTGCTCAGTCGTGCTTTGGCTATTCCGTATGTCTTCTCTATAGCCGGAGTCTTGTTTTGGGCTTATCTAGGCGACCTAACCCGCCGCCGTCTGCTTATCTGCGCCCTAGGGTTTGTTTTGGCAGGTATATTTGCGGCCTTTGCCCTGAGAGCCCACGACATCCCGACGACGGTAGCCGTGTTGAGTGCGGCTATCTTTTCGGTATCGGCCTTCATCACCACAGAGTATACCCTCGTCCAACGTATTTTGCCCAAACAAGGCGTAGCACGCGGGATAGGGCTTTACAACGGTCTCGCCATTATTGTGGGTGGTGGCGGTGGTCCCGCTATTGTGGGGGCAGTAGTCAATGCCAGTGGCAGCCTGACAGCCGGGCTGTTTGTGTTGGTTGGTTTTTGTTTTGCTGTAACCTTGGTCTTGCTTTATCTCAATCGTCTGTTACGTTTTTAG
- a CDS encoding alanine dehydrogenase: MSKQSQEGLTPLTQTLLYPQESLAPVGKKHQRLSIGVPKENNPHETRVPLTPEAVAILVGNGHEVTVETHAGEGAKYDDRQFSEAGARISYSAEEVFGCDVVIKIDPPTEEELEWMKPGHMLISTLQMAKLEPNFIKALLRKKVIALAYEFLEDAAGGRPIVRTMSEIAGSTVMLIAAEYLSSMRDGKGIILGGITGVPPSRIVIIGAGTVGEYAARTAIGLGAEIKIFDRSLYRLRRLKYAIGQQIYTSTLNAITLAEAISRADVVIGALRSEGTRSPFVVTEEMVASMQPGSIIIDVSIDQGGCVETSEISTHKQPVYKKYGIIHYAVPNIAARVARTSSSALSNIFAPYLIEMGDCGGVEETIFTNKGFLKGVYAHKGSLTNAHIARSLGMSYKDLALLMAARL; encoded by the coding sequence ATGAGTAAACAAAGCCAAGAAGGCCTCACTCCCTTAACCCAAACCCTGCTCTACCCGCAGGAAAGCCTAGCCCCCGTTGGTAAAAAACACCAACGCCTCAGTATCGGCGTACCCAAAGAAAATAATCCGCACGAAACACGTGTGCCGCTCACGCCCGAGGCTGTAGCCATATTGGTAGGCAACGGCCACGAAGTAACCGTCGAAACCCACGCAGGCGAGGGTGCCAAATACGACGACCGGCAGTTTAGCGAAGCAGGTGCCAGGATTAGTTACTCTGCCGAAGAGGTCTTTGGCTGTGATGTGGTCATTAAGATTGACCCACCGACCGAAGAGGAGCTGGAGTGGATGAAGCCCGGACATATGCTCATCTCGACCCTCCAAATGGCTAAGCTGGAGCCTAATTTCATCAAGGCCTTGTTGCGCAAAAAAGTGATTGCGCTGGCTTACGAATTTTTGGAAGATGCTGCCGGAGGCCGCCCTATCGTCCGAACGATGAGCGAAATTGCCGGGAGCACAGTGATGCTCATAGCCGCCGAATACCTCAGCAGTATGCGCGATGGCAAAGGAATCATCCTTGGCGGCATTACGGGAGTACCACCGAGCCGTATTGTTATCATTGGCGCTGGGACGGTAGGCGAGTACGCCGCCCGCACAGCCATCGGCTTGGGCGCAGAAATCAAAATATTTGACCGCAGCCTCTATCGCCTCCGCCGCCTGAAGTATGCCATCGGTCAACAAATTTATACCTCTACCCTCAACGCCATCACCTTGGCCGAGGCCATTAGCCGCGCCGATGTGGTCATCGGAGCGCTCCGCTCCGAAGGTACACGCAGCCCCTTTGTCGTTACAGAGGAGATGGTCGCCTCGATGCAGCCCGGCTCTATCATCATTGATGTCAGCATAGACCAAGGCGGATGTGTGGAAACATCCGAAATCAGCACCCACAAACAGCCTGTATACAAAAAATACGGCATCATCCACTATGCCGTACCCAATATTGCAGCTCGTGTAGCCCGTACCTCTTCCTCAGCCCTGAGCAATATCTTCGCCCCATACCTAATCGAAATGGGGGATTGCGGCGGTGTAGAGGAAACTATTTTTACCAATAAGGGCTTCCTCAAAGGTGTTTATGCACACAAAGGCAGCCTCACCAATGCGCATATCGCCCGCTCTCTAGGAATGTCTTATAAGGATCTTGCACTCCTGATGGCGGCTAGGCTCTAA
- a CDS encoding DASH family cryptochrome, which produces MKEKRILVWFRNDLRTHDNEVLSRALQAADGLPNSLIPVYCFDTRQFAPTSLGFPKTGIFRTQFLLQAVADLQQRLQALGSRLVLRVGLPEHEISLLARQCQVDAVYTMQEVTPEELAVEASLEAKLWEHKIALNRFWTSTLYHLEDLPYPVCNLPDIFTTFRKSVERQTKVRPLWPMPNALPSVQLPQELYQDALPTTEDLGLGAAAIPDERTAMPYAGGETAALERVREYFWQKNLLSQYKETRNGLIGTDYSSKFSAWLALGCLSPRYVYEEVHKYEYQIIQNDSTYWLVFELLWRDYFRFVAKKYGNRIFLPEGIRGDNALKMQKARKRFDKWVEGRCKEPFVDANMRELALTGFMSNRGRQNVASYLVKDLQVYWIWGAMYFESMLIDYDPCSNWGNWCYVAGVGNDPRENRYFNIPSQAKRYDPKGEYVRLWMPEIQHPAYH; this is translated from the coding sequence ATGAAAGAGAAAAGAATCCTTGTTTGGTTTCGCAACGATTTGCGCACACACGACAACGAAGTGCTCTCCAGGGCGCTTCAAGCTGCTGATGGCCTTCCCAATTCGCTGATTCCGGTTTATTGCTTTGATACACGGCAGTTTGCGCCTACCAGCTTAGGTTTCCCAAAAACAGGGATTTTCCGAACACAGTTTTTGCTCCAAGCTGTAGCAGATTTACAGCAGCGCCTACAAGCACTAGGGAGCCGGCTGGTGTTGCGGGTAGGCTTGCCTGAACACGAAATCAGCCTTTTGGCGCGGCAGTGCCAAGTTGATGCGGTGTATACGATGCAAGAGGTAACACCCGAAGAGCTTGCCGTAGAAGCAAGCCTTGAGGCTAAACTATGGGAGCATAAAATTGCCCTGAATCGTTTCTGGACCAGTACGCTGTACCATCTCGAAGACCTTCCCTATCCTGTTTGCAACCTCCCAGATATATTCACTACCTTTCGCAAGTCGGTAGAGCGACAAACCAAGGTGCGCCCTCTTTGGCCAATGCCCAATGCCCTGCCATCAGTCCAATTACCGCAGGAGTTGTATCAAGATGCGCTGCCGACTACAGAGGACTTGGGCTTGGGCGCCGCTGCCATCCCCGATGAGCGTACGGCAATGCCCTATGCTGGAGGAGAAACTGCCGCCTTAGAGCGTGTACGAGAGTATTTTTGGCAAAAAAACCTACTCAGCCAATACAAAGAGACGCGCAATGGCCTTATAGGAACAGATTACTCCTCTAAGTTTTCGGCTTGGCTGGCACTGGGGTGTTTGTCGCCGCGCTATGTGTATGAAGAAGTACACAAATACGAATACCAAATCATCCAAAATGACTCTACTTACTGGTTGGTATTTGAGTTATTGTGGCGCGACTATTTTCGATTTGTAGCTAAAAAATACGGCAATCGTATTTTTCTGCCTGAGGGGATTCGGGGCGATAACGCACTAAAGATGCAGAAAGCCCGCAAGCGCTTCGACAAATGGGTCGAAGGGCGCTGCAAAGAGCCTTTCGTAGATGCCAATATGCGAGAGCTAGCGCTGACGGGCTTTATGTCTAACAGAGGGCGGCAAAATGTTGCCAGCTATCTTGTCAAAGACTTGCAGGTATATTGGATTTGGGGGGCAATGTATTTTGAGTCGATGTTGATTGACTATGACCCTTGCAGCAACTGGGGCAACTGGTGTTATGTGGCCGGTGTAGGCAATGATCCTCGCGAAAATCGCTATTTCAACATACCGAGCCAAGCCAAACGTTATGACCCCAAGGGGGAATATGTCCGCCTATGGATGCCCGAAATACAGCATCCGGCCTACCACTAG